In Thunnus albacares chromosome 1, fThuAlb1.1, whole genome shotgun sequence, the DNA window AAACCAAAATTAGAGACATAGTGTACCAAAGCTCTGTTATGCGcatttcctgtgtttgtttttgtgcttgtgtttgttttttggttcgTGGGTGGGGGATTAATAGATAGGTGAAGTCTATGttttgttatgtgtttatgtcttatgtgtttattgtttgtttatgtataaTTTCTTCCTGTACTACAAAATAATTAACCGTATTATATATCAGGCCTTCACAGAATAAATAATCAGCTACGGCACTATAGTATCtacaatatttaataatataaaccATCTGCCTTACCTGGCCTCAGGCTTAGTGTCACCTTTTTTCCAGTATTGGCCTGACGAATGTGGCTGTAAACTCTAAAACTGTTTTCCCATCTGAAAGTAATAGTTCTGTCATAATCCAAAACAGCACAGAAGGAGTCACAGGTCACACGAGGTCATAACATTCCCACAATGAGGAAACCTCCTCCAAATCATTGGGGACTTTGCAAAGCTGCTGCTTTGgcatattttatgtctttattttataCTGAACGTGCAGTGTTCAGTatgaaatatttcttctttGGAACTAGAAAGAGCaatataatgaatgaatttcaCAATTaccaaataataacaaaaaaccCAGCTCAGGTTGGTGAACAGAGCTCTATCAGCAGCATCACTGTACATTTTTTGCTGCACAGATATGTTGATTATGAAAGTccagtatatatgtgtgtgtgtgtgtgtgtgtgcgcgtgtgtttgtgtctgtgtctgtctgtgtgcgcgtttgtgtgtgcgtgcgtgtgtgcgtgtgtgtgtgtgtatccctgTTTGTGAATCTACAGTGAAAAGAAGTCCTGGCCTTTTGGACGTTCACTCACCTGGTCCCCTCCGGAGAAACTGCAGTTTTGCAGATGACCTGGAGCTGGAGTCGGAGCGAGAAAGTGAACTGGCTCCTGCCACCTCAGTGTCACAGTGAGTTCTATCACCACCACTCTGCCATTGTAATGATGCTGTGCTTACGTGCAAGTGTTAACTTTTGTAATCTGTCAAAGCCCTGAGCACTTCTGTCTCTGCTCTATAATGATTCTCTGTTTGGGAAAAGCAGCATTATGTTTGCTAAAGCACTTGCACAGTGAGAGACTGAGACTGATATGAGGAAATGAGTGTTAAGTAACTGCATCGTAATGTAAGTGCACAGTAAGTGAAACAAGTGGTGCGACAGTTTTGACCCATGGGACTTCCTGTCTAAACGGTGGGGTAATGATGCAGAGTGGGATTTGCATGCAGCAACGTTGTTGGCAAAGATCACTCTGTGCTCTGCTGACTAAATACGTAACCAGCTGTTCTCATAGAGCAATGCCACATCACATCTCATGCTAAATGGAACCATTGTGAAATACTATTGCTTGTTTCATCCATGACGAGACAACAGTGAGTTAACATAAGCTTGAAAAATGGGGTTCTTTTCAGCAGGTTTGTCGAATTTCTGTGAAAACCTTTTCAATTTCAAGATGAGCCGCAGATTGAATTCCAAATTGTCTACAACTGTGGAGAACGCTCACAACATTGTTGTAAATCTAAGATGCAGCATAGGTTCCTTATTTGGAATGGTTCACAGAAGTCCTATTTCtctatttactttattttgacATGACAGTGCAATATGTTTTGCTAAATTGAAGAAGAATGGGGAATTGAGAATTTTAACAAAACTGCCACACTTTGGTCACCAAACAAACAGAAGTGACACCTGCAATAACACAGTAGACATGGCCTTTAAAGTGAAACAGAAAGTTGGGATTGTGGTAGGTAGGTAGGTGGGGGGTAAAAGTTAGAGCTTCCTtgaaaaatatttcatgtttctcATGTTGTCTCTATTAATTccttttaatgaaatatttggACTAtaagcaagagaaaaaaacagtacaaaagCTGAAACTGAAGGGGCAACAAGCAAAGGCAAAATACATTGAAGCACAGTTGTTGAAACTAGAATAGAGTAATTTCTACTAGGACAGTAACTGTACTGAAAATGTTGGTGCTTACTGAGAAATATGATGTGATTAAAGTGTTACCCTCAACACGGATCATAAACTTAACTTTCTGAGCTATCAAAGAATGACAGACACTGTTGATCAATGGAAACAAGTTAGTTAATATCAAACAGAAATGGTACTGTTTAAAGGTCTCCCTGCTCTACAAATAGGGAAATGACCAGTAAGAGAAAAGAGTACCTTTTCAGAAAGTAGGAGAAGTACTGAAACATACAAGATGTACACAGCAGATGCACTTTTAACTTTGTAGctgaattaaattaaacagtCTTCActtctaaaaacatttttgatctCTGTGAAATTATGATCCTTCAGATTTCAGTCTTGGATAATTTGGCGACAAGTCCCAGAGATCTGTTTTAAATTACGTGTATCGACCACTGGGGGCAGCAAATACGCATTGAGAGGCTACCCTGTTAGAAAGACAACAGAAGAAGAGCCACTTGTGTATCTAAAAATAGCTTTGACTGCGAGGATTCATccaattgttttaataaagaagaaGGAGAGTAAGAGTAAAGAAGATGGTTAACACTGGTGCAGTAATACTAAACTAAAGATCAAATGATGCATTCCACATTCCGTGAAATCCGAGCATGCATCGGCGTTCACATCACATCCAGTGCATGCATTCATCATTTCCTATGAGTCACTTGTGCATTGGAGGCCACTTCATCAGTAACAATGATGACTACTACATAAAGAGGCAACTACAGAGTGCAAATACATTAAACGACTTTTGCTAAAAAATGCTATGACTCTAATCAAACTTTGGGATTGATAAtgaaaagttcaacattttgggtaACATGCTTACTTGCTTTCTTGCCATGAGTTAGAAGATTTATGCCACTCTAATATTTGTCTGTTTAATATGAACCTGGATCCAGGAGTCTTGTCATTACTGTGAGGTTGCCGGGCAAAACCAGCAAAGATTCCAGGAAATTATTGATCCTGGCAAAGAAATTTTTCGTCTTACAACCCCACATAAAACTGCAAGTTGACGTTTTTACTCTTAGAAGTAAACATATAAAAGTATTAGTTGCAAAATGTACTCAgaatattgaaaataaaagtactcattatgcaaaatatCCCCACTAAGtgttatatgtatgtattatactgtatatatatattgtatatagtGTCTGTAAaaagtcatgttttgttttcataaaacattgaaacattGAAAGTGGATTTAATGTGGATTTTTTgacactgatcaacagaaaactgCCCTTTAATGTCAAGGTGGAAACAGATCTCTACAAAGAgatctaaattaattacaaatgtaaaaattatagaatacatcatctgttttacatgtaaaatactgatctgaaaagtaactactaactacagctgtgaaataaatgtagagatgtggagtaaaaagtacaatatgttCCTCTGACATGAAGTGGAGTGGATGTATAAAGTAAACTCAAATAAAAGTACTTCAAAACtgaacttgagtaaatgtacttagttacatttcACCACTGGTGGTACGCTAAGCTAACTGACTCCTAGCTCCAGTTTGATATTAAACAGATGACAGACATGTCTGTGGTATCTATCTTATCATTTAATTCCCAGCAAGCAATGAAAAGCGaaacagtgtttcccaaaatgtcaaactattccttcaaaGATAATAACCTTAGAGTTAGGTTCAGATTTACACATGTTCATCAGTATCAGAGTAAAGATAAGACATGTTCACTCTTCAGTCTCTTCTGTAATTGTAAAACATCTGtcataaaagtggaaagaaaatgtgtgtacCCATTCAACCCACTATCTATTTCTGGTTATATCACCACCACATAATCCTTTTGTGGTGGAAAATGGATTTCTACTGTATAGTAGCTCACAGAGCacagtatttacatttcatGATATAGTGGTAATTTGAGAAAATACTATGAAAGCTGCATTTGAAAATGAGATGATAGCATCGCCTGTGGAAGAAAATAGATGGACCCATTATGAGACACACAGACCTTGCTCCTCTGCAGTCTTGACACTCATTCACAGCTTTCCAGGGTAATCAACCCTGATGAGTAATAGCACCTCAATAATCCCCACAACATAATAATGGAGGCTAAATGTGCTACAATTACTCTGGGCTTTTAGCTAATGATTTTCAGATATACACACAGATCCCCCAAAACACCAGTCCTTTGTCCTAACTGTAACTCACCTTGGATCATATTCAAAGGCAAACAAACCAAAAGTGAGAAGCTTTTGATGTAAGGcgaggcaaggcaagtttatttatatagcacatttcagcaacaaggcaatgttttatgtaaaagtgccttacataaaacatgaaaagcatcgagacaaagtgcaaaagaaacacatcatAGAAAGGacacttaaatacaattaaaaacagtcattaaaaagcCAAGTGAatagcaaacaaaaacaagctaaaatagaataagacaggtATAAAAtgcaagaataaaagttacCGTGCTGTGtaagaaattaataattattgGATTTAGGAGGAAACGTCTTCAGTCTTGATTTAAAacaactgagagttgcagcagacctgcagttctctgggagtttgttccagatatgtggagcataaataCTGAACGTTGCCACTCcgtgtttagttttgactctggggacagaaagcagacctgtcccagacgacctaagaggtctggatggttcataacgtaaCAGCAGATCAGAGATGTTTTTTGGctctaaaccattcagtgctttataaacaaCCAgtggtattttaaaatcaattacaTAGATGGAACAGTAACAGTTTGGGTATGAAGGCCATGTCAACCATCTATTCATTGATccacagagacactgagatgTTTTAAACTcgaaaaataaaacaagtttaaacagtgtttttggAAGATTCACCTAATTTTTACAGGGTTTTACAGGGTTATGTTTTCTTACTCTTTCTCTGATACAGGAATTttggcagaaaaacaaaaatcaacagtACCCACTGCAGTCTGTTAAAATACTTTCCCTTGGAGAAGTtacaaaatatgaacatttgagTGATTACTTACTAATCTATATTGGACATATGTTCATTTTCTGAAAGTAATTTATGGTCTCATTTCACTGCATTAAGCTCCATTATTAAAAGtccaaatgaaattaaatagtCTATTTAACAGTCATATCTACTCTGAATACCACATTTTCTGTGCTCTCCTTTTAGacaaaaaaacttgttttcatGATGTCACCACCTGTGTTTGCATTAATATGTTGGAATACCAACTAATAGATGAAGAATTTCATCTACGTAGAACGCTGAAATAGGTTTTGCttgctgcaatcattcctcctgttcatactgacctttagaagatcccctccGAATGTGCTCACCATGTACGTGATGGGAGACAACATGTACTCCTTGTTTGAGCAAAAATGGATTcagaaagtttatctgaagttaatatgaaacttcagcaATCTgatttaatcaaatcaagtggatatcttccgAAGTTAGTCTTTTTGGAAGCAtattaacaaaaagagggagttttgtactaaaaaggctgtaaattggacagatattgacttgatttgactaatttgaagCCTGGAGCCTCCTATTAGCTTAGGATAAACGTTTTAATAcctttttgcacaaaatgaggactgtggattttggctcccatcacttacattgaaagcgcattaggaggggatcttctaatggtcagtatgaacaggaggaatgattacagcaagcaaaacctgtttcagtggttatatgggcacctgactattgttttaagacagacttgaacaattgtgaacccgtcctttaaaccATATGTGCATAACGTCAGCGTTCTATCATTGACAGAGCAGATGATCACACTGACTAACAGCCAGACAACCAgtctgctacacaacacaacagagcacattagctaacattagctttcaTGCTATAGTGTCCTTATTATCTAACTTGCAAACAGGAACACTTcttgtcttgtcctgcaccttagcttgttgaacaagccgCCAAATAAACATTCACTGGAGAAAAGTGCATCATTAATGTCAGTTTGTAGTTTATAGCTAATTATCTGcccagctgcagcacattaaacagcatgtaaacatgtaaactgCAAATGCCACTTAAGTCCATTTAGATACTTTTCAATACCACTGACACAACATGCTGTCTGCCCACAGCTTGGGGGCTACAGGTGAGAGCTACGACCTTGTGTTGATTTACCCCGATAATTATTAGGTAGCCTTTGGCAACGTTTTTTAGCCTTGGCATAAACAATTCAAAGATAGAAATCAAGGGATACTGTGTACTGAATGGTCATATCAAACCCTTTCACAGACTGACCGAGTCTCACCGAAAAGCCATCCGGGTGATCCAGAGAATGCGCTATTTTGTGGCTAAGAGAAATTTCCAGGTCAGTATGACAGTATTGTATTGTGAAtaacttttttaatttatgcaCATTGGAAAACTGTTGCTTTTCagacatcttttatttttaaaaaaaataagctgaAATTGAAAAACCCATCTGCATCCTCACAGTACTTGTGAAACTAACTGGAGGTTTTTCAGTGTCATCATTTTCTTATGCTCATTAAGACtgattaatttatcatttatattaatttatcatGTGTGCAAAAAGTAagcagggattttgaagaggtTCACAAAATAGATTGACTAGTGCCTGAGGAAAATTGCATAAACCCTAGTGCTGTATTTTTTGGAGGTTTTATTTCTTGATTTAACAATTCCAAGCCTTTTTTATAGCAAGCTCGTAAGCCATATGATGTTCGAGACGTGATTGAGCAATACTCCCAGGGTCACCTCAACCTCATGGTGCGAATCAAGGAGCTGCAGAGAAGGTACATAATTTAACTTAGATAAGCTTGATATGAATTACATCAACTGAGTAATGCAtgaacagatgttttttttttttttttttcttttgcatgcAAAATCTCATTAAGGGAAGACAGTAAGAAAATGAGAGATGCAGATGCAGAGAGAGCATGTAAACATATTCCCCTGACTTGAGCCTCTCATTGTTTCTCTCAGACTGGACCACTCATTAGGGAAGATAACTTTGTTCCAGTCGGGTACAGGTAATGAATCACTTCACTGCTCTCTTAAAATATATTAACTATGGAGCAAACCACAGTCCTGATCCTCATGTCTTGTTATTTACTTGACTATTGTCTCCCTCTGAAGACAGAGCCAAAGACAAAGGCACCAACTCTATTGGATCCAGACTAAACAGGATGGAGGAAAAGGTGGGACGTGTGCAACCTCAGTGGGAAATAAGAACAATATTCATTGAACTTTTCAATCTGGCTGGGTTTGtcttttattcaaattttttgCTTTAGCCAAACTAACAAATAAGCTTTCTCTCAAGAGGATATCGACAGTACACTTGCAGGTCCACTATACATGTGGCTCTGCTCTtgttaatttaaatataaaactttataaGTTTGCTAGTTCTGGtgtgagaaaacagaaatcttAAAATGCCAAACAAAAATGCTGCATCACAACCACCTCCCCAACACCCACCCCAAGAGTGTATCACATTTCTGCCTTGCCACCGTGTATAAAACTATAATCCTAAagctctgttttgtctgttaaacCTGTAatgaattttaatgttaattacaAATTATTCTTGAAATTCAATTTTGCTTGAATGCACCATAATAAACCATGCGTACTATAATGTATTTTGTCTCACACAAGGCAGTTAAATTACATGAATGACATAATTGGTATATTCTCCTGTGTTTGAACTCACAGATGCTCCCAAAcgtatttaattttgtttgaaTGACTAAAAAGCATAATTAGCAGTGAATTCAAATCTGGGCCAGCATGTAATTTTGAAAGGTTTCTTTCATCAATATTTGATTCAACTCTTGTAGATAACACACATGGACCAGACGCTGAACTGCATCGCAGAGTCCCTTGCCTTTCTGCTAGACCAGAGGGACGTCGGTGGGGGCGAAGGTGGAGGCAGGCCGAGGCCACGGCTTGGACGGACCATCAACGTCCTCCCCAGTCAGGACAGCCTGCCAAGCTATGACCAGCTGTCTTCATCACCCTCGTCCTTCTCCTCTAACACTGCCAGCACCGCTGCCTGTCCCAACCCTCCCCTCAACCCCACCACCAGTCAGGAGGAGAGCTGAAACCTGAAAccaaatctatctatctatctatctatctatctatctatctatctatctatctatctatctatctatctatctatctatctatctatttaagCAGCTAGCAGCTGCTTTGCTGATTGTTGACAGCATGATATATATGTGGAATGTCTCATCATGTGGAATATATGGGACATATGTGTGAGAGAAACATCATAACCAATGTTTCGACACTCATTTCTCAGCATATCACATCAGCATTAGTTTGATCTTCTTGGAGTGCAAAGTTCCTTAGAATTGATAGGAATTGTTAGATGCCTTTTATGAGTATTATACCTACTTGAAATTCATTCAGGGTAATGCCAAAGACATTGCCACTGCCATGGCATTGTGTAACTGTGATTCAATATGCTATACTCTTTTGAAGTaatattaaattttaaatgcaTGTATCTTCATGGTGAGGCCTtaaatttcaatatttcatttgaaaatttTTAGTTCAATCAAAAGCTGTTTTCACCGTTTTGATTTTGTCTcacttgtttttgtaaatgtttagaGATATTCTATAGCAATAAAAGATTGTAGTAATTATGATGCCTCTGTGTGATGTGTCTGGTGCCTTTAGGGAACTCTGACTATAacagataagaaaaatatttcagtttaaattagtttttttttttttctattgccAGAGGTTTGATAGAAAACATGAAGCTACactttttcctcctcagtcatcAATCAAATGGATGGTTCACCTTTCAGTTCAAGAGGAATCTTTCAAGTGGCTGTTTCCTTCGATTCACTCTTCACTCGTGTTGGCAGCAGAATTTCCTTTATCACTGTGAGGTGGGGGTTGCTATGTTGTGTCCTCACTGACTTATGGAAATAGCCAAAAGCATGGCTAATACCATGGTCTTTAGACAGGTGACCTTTGGGCGGCAGATGGTGACCTTTTCCCTGCTAGCCATCCATGGGGTGTCCAGGCATTCCTTCACACAAGTGGCCATGTGGAGAAAAGGCCCAAATGACCATCTGCCTCTAGTGTCCACAACAATGGGCTCCACCCTCCTAAAGTGTGCTGAGTGTGGTTGGCCTTTGTGTTGATCAGGAGGTGGGTGAGGGGAGAGTTTCATTAGGGTGTGGAGgtttgaaaacttttttttttttttttgaggtaaTTAGTGCTATCTGGGGTATTGGGACAGGAAATCATTACAGCAGtcataaacaataaacaatgaGGAGTATCCATCCATCTAAACAACAGTAAAACTAAATTGCCTTAGATGCATCATTGATtagttaatgtaaaaatatttggaTATAAGGCTACAATTTACAAagatgctattttttttttcttttgcttgaataaatgtattggttttcatatttttttacacataaaacaaagaaacaaaagagaaaacatgttaaaaaaaatgaacaaacatactggaaaaagaaaagttataCAGTAGTAGTTCAGCATACTGTCATACATAAACTACACttcttcatcacttcatcagTAGTAGGTAGGGTAACTCCAGATGGTGACTAAGATGCTATTAAGCTATAAATGTACAAAGATGCAACTGTGTGGAccatttttaatgcttttgaTGGGTTTCACTTAAATCCTCCAAACTTTTGGATCCCTGATTCCTGAATGCCTTATACATAAGGCCATTGACTGGTACTTGACTGGATATATATGTCAAAGAACAGCCAAACTACACTTAGATGGCTTCCTTCCCTGCAATTTCCATATTgcaaatctgattatttttgaCAATTGGATCAAagcctgataaaaaaaaagctataatCTTGAGGTTTAACGCTGTTTCCACGGCTGAGTGTAACATACATTCTGCAATATCAGCTAACACAATCACCGCAGTATTAATTGTTAATGTAGGATTTATTTGCTGGTGATGTACTGAGCAGCTTGTAGTATAAATTGCTGAGGGAGTTTAATTAAGGTAGTGGGTGGGAAACTGGGAACCCATGGGACCCTTTGGACCCATGGGACAGTTTGACTGTAGATCTAAGATCATAAGATCACCAGTGCAGAAATAATAGTAGTTAACATGGTCATCCTTAGTCTTTAGatagttaaaaatgtaaatctgaTGTTTGCTCTTTCttttgtgcatgtatgtaaatataaatgcagTGTTCTTGCGAAGGTGGCACACGAATAAACATGAGCCAAAGTGAGAATAAACATTAGTAGAATTGGTTTGGGCACATGTCAATGATAATAGCTGCTTTGACTATGAAAAGGGCCCAagtgaaaagagaaaagttGAGGAAAGATCTGGGGGGTTGAAGACCTCCAAAGGCTGATTTGCAGGTGAAATAGATGGCACACTCTGCTTTGTGGCCATTGTCCTGCTCTCCGGCCAGATGGTCGCTTGAAATTCTTTAGAGCTGAAGCCCCAACACTGTGGGAGTGAATATGCTTTCTGTGGGATGTGACCTTTCTAATGGGCTAATGTGGCAGTTACAGTTCTTATTAACGGATATAATTTTAAGCCTGACAGCACAGTCCTTATAATTGTGATTATGAAACATCTCATAATACAAGCCAGAAAATGCAATTACtttaaaacgtttttttttttcttctttcgaTTGCCAACTCGCAACTTGAATTGATTTTTCCACAACTTTAGAGAGACAGTTATTATTAGCTAAGTCATCTGTAGTTGCCATAAAGTCAGCATAAAACCAAAGATGTACTTTTTCATAAGATTGCGGTCATATTGAAAAACTAGTCATCTGAAACCTAAGTGTCTGCAATTATAGAACTCCAGAGTGAGTTTTTTATGCCATAAAGTTATCACAGCAGCTTTTAGATTGagtgtttttgtacttttaataCCTAAAACTGCAGGTGAACATTCTAAGAAAAAACTGTTGCCGTGTTGAAcatacaaagctgacatgtgGTTTGACAGCATGGGATTAGAAAGCTTGAAATCTGTTTGCTGCGAGGATTTCTTCCAGAATTAAATTTGCTTCAGGCAAACACACAGCGAAAACAGACATGTTGTCATTTAAACATTATCTTAGTAAAttaaaaaactgtgtttttttgcataCTATCTATGGGCTGCAGCTCACATGAAAGCTTTACATAAACAAGTCTGGACTCAGCTTTGTGAGGTACTGGTTGTAGATTGATGTTCTCTGAACAACTGTGTCACAATTAACTCAAGATAGAGTCCTTTGGAACAAAATTACAGTGCTGTGAGTGCTCTACACATTGACTGAATAAGCAGGGTTGACGTGCTGGGTGCAAATAACTCACTGAATTAACATTTGTCAACAAATTCATTTGGACAGTGgattgttatgtttttgtctgtatatgaaaaatgttgttgtgCAAAAGTATATTTCCCCAAGCAGACAGCGGAAAATGTCACAATCACTCAATCAGAAGTGCAGTTAGTGTCAGTCATATAACAGTTTATTAAAACTGCAACATTTATAGACATGTACACGCTCATTTGTTCTGAATCTCAGTTAACTTTAGGCGAACATGACGAGAACAAAATAGTTGTTTTCTATACagttaacagcagcagctcagtaTATTACAAGAATTCACTAACAAGGTAAACAGCTGACAAAGAGATGAAACATACAGAAACGAAAATGTATATTCAgtctcacaaaacaaaacaatactgatgaaaaacaaaaacaaatgttaaataaaagtgtCCATAAATAGAATCAAATAAATAACTCAAACTTCCACacaaatttggcacaaatgcCAAAAttgatgataaaataaaattaaatgaacataaaataagtgaaataaaataaaataaaataaaataaaataaaatccatttGGTGCAGCAAATTAGACCATGGTCCAGTCCATGGAAATGTATGTATAGAAATGTAAATAGTCCATTTTCAGCATGTTCATCTTATTGTTTTGCACAGAGCTGCTTCACTGGAACTTGTGAGAAAAGGATTCAGGACGCTCTTTGTTTCTGAAGTCCTTCTCCTCTTTACGAAGAAATCTgccaagaaaaagaaaaaaaaggaaatgttaattcaattaattattACTGACTCAACGTGGATTACACGAACTAATTAACTCTTTATGAATCTGTGTCTGACTTGTTCCTTACCTGTAATTCGTGCATTGCTTCTGGGCTTGACTGCCGACTTTGAgagcctcctcttcctccggACGGGCGTCACTTCAGCGGGACACTTGGGTGTGTTGGAGATACTGGGGCAGTTCTCCTGGTTGGTCGCTGCGCCCAGCCTTTCATCACCTTCAGTGTCTGGAGAACAGACAGCTGCGTCCTGCATCTCCTCGGACTCCTGGTAGAGAGCAGCAGCGCAGTGTGCGGGGATTTCCTCCCACTGAAACCTGCCAGGCAGTGGCGTGTCAGTCTGGAAGTTGAAGTTCCAGCGGCGGCTGTCCTGCTCAGTGATTTCCTTCAGCTTCAGCTTCAAGTCTCGGCGCAGCTGGTCGTGGTCCACTGGGCCAAACAGACTCCTACACACCGACTCTCTGCGCCTGATGGGATTCATCCTCCAAATGCTCCTAATGGACTTTTGGTGTAGTTTAAGGGGAAGCTGCTGTTGGCTGTCTCCCTCTGGTCTCTCCTGGTCATCACAGAGCTGCGGGGAGATTTAAGGACTGCAGGGCGCACGGTGCTCTGTTTGTACACAATGAGCAGAGGCTGCTGATTGGTTGAAACTCTCTGAATTGGCGCatgagaggagggggagataTCCATTCATTGTGTGGAGCTCACAAAGACCATCAATAGAAGACTCTTGTCCCATGCAAATAGCCTGAGTGTGATAAAGTCCGTCCCAAACATCTTAACGGTCATTATTTACTTCAGATAAAAACGTGCCCTTCTATCTGCTGTGATGTGTTAATGTCCTGAGAATTTCTAGAAATCTCGTCACTGTGACAGTTTATCTTTCTTTCAATTTGAATGGTTGCAAATTCTTAGAAAGAGCAAAACAACATGGGATCCTAAAAACCTCGACcttgcagctgtttttctggtaacactttataacaAGGATACAACTCACACTGTATACTGAAGTAATGCTTAACTAATGCATGAGTcatgatgatttaatgcatGAATTAATGCAGGATGTATCATGAATTCCTGTTACTCACCATTAACAAATGCCCTCAGGCAATTAGTTAAGACTTTATAGGTAGTCAGTTAATGAATGTCAATTCAAAGTTACTTCACACATCACACGTTATTATCTGTTTCTTTCACATCGGTTAAGTTCTAGAGTACAAATAAACAAGCCCACACCCCCACAAAACGTCAGCTCAGCCCTGCAGCGGTGGACCGCACCCTCTGATatggtctgaat includes these proteins:
- the cdkn1ca gene encoding cyclin-dependent kinase inhibitor 1Ca — encoded protein: MNPIRRRESVCRSLFGPVDHDQLRRDLKLKLKEITEQDSRRWNFNFQTDTPLPGRFQWEEIPAHCAAALYQESEEMQDAAVCSPDTEGDERLGAATNQENCPSISNTPKCPAEVTPVRRKRRLSKSAVKPRSNARITDFFVKRRRTSETKSVLNPFLTSSSEAALCKTIR